The Bradyrhizobium betae genomic interval TGCTCCGGCGTGATCGCGCGCGACACTATGCCGAGGAATTCGCCGTGGGGACCGGAGACGCGCCGCGCGAACACGATCGCAGGTCCGTCGCCGAGCCGGCCGGGCACGACCTCGATCTCTTCCTGTGCGGCGGGATCGTTCATGAGCCGGTTGAAATAGCCGCGGTCGGAGACCGAGATGTCGGCGACCGGCCAACGCTTCGACGAATTGACCAGCACGCCTCTGGAATCGAACAAATTGGCGCCGGCGACGTCGGACCAGCCGCTGGCTTTGGCGCGCAGCACTTCGTGCATCGCAAGGGTGCCCATCTCGCTGCGGAAGATCTCGGCGGATTCGATGCCGTGGCTTTCGAGCTCGGCGATGATGCTCTTCTGGAGCACCGCGAAATCCTCGAACTCGCGGTCGAAGTGCCGGGCCAGCAGCCGCACGGCGCTCTCCAGGCTGTCGCGGCCGCTCTCGATCGCATTCTGCCGGAAGCGGTCGACGGTCAGAGCGGTGCCGATCGCCATCGCGACCATCAGCACGACGCCGCCGGCGATCAGCCACGTCAGCGGCGCGCCCTGCCAACGGCGGAGCAGCGCGCGCATGCGCGCGGTCCATCGGATCGATGTGCCCATCCAGCCCTCCCGTGGGATGCAAGATGCAGCAAAACCGCCAAGACCCCGTTACCAGCGAGGGTTAGGAAATGATGAATCGGAGCGGAATCAGCGGGTTGAAGCTCCGGCCGGCGTTCATCGCTTGATCTCCCAATTCAGCGCTTCCGCATTGCCCTTCGCGAACATCGCCGGCACGTCGAACTTGCCGGTCTTGAGGTCGTAACGACATTTCCAGTCGGCCAGCCCCTTCACGGCGACGTTCTTCGGATGCTTGTCCATTTCGCCCGACAGCGAGATCAGCAGGTAGCGGTTGTTGGGCCAGTCGACGCCGAGCCAGCGATAGGCATCTTCGGCGCCCTTCATCAAATTGGCCGAGATGTGATAGTCGAGCTTCATCTTCTTCGTGTCCGGCCGGCTGTGGAAATAGGCCCAGGCGAGATCGCTGAGCGATCTCTTGGTCGCGTTCACGAAGGCGCCGTTCTCGACATGGTAGAGAAACAGATCCTGCTCGCCGGAGCCGGTCTTCTGCATCCGCCCCAGCCATTGCGAGTCGGCGGTGAAGCGGAAGCCGGCGCCATAGCCCTGCTCCGGCTTCAGCTCGGTCATCTGCTCGCCGCGCCGCGCCCAGACCTGCCATTTGACGTCCCAATCGCCGCTGTCCTTCATGTACTGCTCGAGCCTGGTGGCGCCGTCGGGTGAGGTGAAGGCGAGATCGGCATTGTCGGTGAGGACGTAGCCCGGCGGCGGGCCGGACCCGGCAAGCGCGGGGGAGGCGGCCAGTGTGAAGGCGAGCGCCAGCCATGGCGCGGTGCGAAAAAGCGCGGTCACGGAAAAATCCCTGAAAAATGCCGCAGCGCGGCCTCGCTGATTTGACGCCGAAGGGGCCGCGCCGGTTCATCCCATCGACCGTCTTGCTGCCGCAGCCAAATCGGCGCAATTTGCCGCCTTCGGCCGATTTGCCAGCCAAGGTTCATGTCCTGATGATCACCGCGCCCAAGGCCTTCATTGCCTTCTGTCTGCTCGCATTGGTTGGCACCGTGCTGGTTATCGGCCCCACCGAGCTGCGCCGCCTCTTGCCGGGCGGGACGAAGACCGAGATCGCGGCGGCCGCGAAGCCGGAAGTCAGGCCGGAGCCGAAGGCCGAGGCCAAAGTCGAAGCCAAGACGGCAGCCAAACCTGAAGCCAAGCCCGACGAGCCAAAGCTTGCTGCCACGGCGCCGCCCGCGCCATCCGCGTCTCCCGCACCGAAGGCTGATGCGCTGGCCGAGACGCAGAAGCAGGTTACGGCGCTGGCCGATCTCGTGCCGGCCAAGCCGCCGGCGGCCGCGACCGACGCGGGTCCCCGTTTCGACGTTGCGCGCGTCGATGATCATGGCGAGGCCGCGGTGATCGCGGGCGTGGCCGTGCCGGGCGCCAGGGTCGAGCTGCTGCGCGATGGCCAGCCGCTCGATGCTGTGGTGGCCGATGCGTCGGGCCAGTTCGTGATGACCCCGCCAAAGCTTCCCGCCGGTTCCTATGAACTGACCCTGCGCGCGAAATCGCCCGACGGCACCGTCACGCAGTCCGCCCGCACCATGCCGGTGACCGTCGCCGAAGCCGCGCCGCCGCCCGCGCGTATCGCACCGGCCACCCGGCCGGAGGCGAAGCAGGCCGAGAAGCCGGATGAAAAGTCGGATGTCGTCGCGGCTCTTCCGGGGCCGCGCATGTCGTCCGCATCGGAGAAATCAGCGGCGCGGCCGAGGCTGACCGGCGCACCGAAACCGCGGCTGATGGCACATGCGCCAGCCGCGCCGACGCCCACGACGGTCGCATCGGCGTCGCCGGCGGACGTCTTCAACACCGCGCCGGCAGGAACCGGCAGCCGGGTCATCACCCGCGGGGACAGCCTGTGGACCCTCAGCCGGCTCGCTTACGGCGACGGCGCCCGCTACGCCGTGATCTTCAACGCCAACCGCGACAAGATCCACAACCCCAATCTGATCTATCCCGGCCAGACCGTCGTGCTGCCGCAGAAGGCGGAGTGATATTTACTCTCGTCATGCCCGGGCATGACGCCGCTTCGGTCCTCCGCTCCATCTCCGCAATCGCTCGTCATTCCGGGGCGCGCCTCTTGGCGCGAACTATGATGCGCAATTGCGCATCTGAGAATCCATTTAGCCGCGACAATGCTGGCGCGATGGATTCCGGGCTCGTCGCTGCGCGACGCCCCGGAATGACGCCCGCGACGCTTTGACCATCGTGCCCTTCGGAACCTTTGGTTCCGTTCCGAGTCATCTCCCTGCGACGCGATGCGCGCGGAGGGCCAGGACGTGGTCAACTCTTTGGTCAGCTCGATATCACGCATGCGACTGGCGCTGGCGGTTGCGGCCTTCGCGAGTCTGGTCGTGTTGCTGCCTGGCAAAGCCGAGGCGCAGTTCGGGATCCGCGGGGGTCCGCTCGGCGTTGCACGGTTCGCCGTCGGCCATGTCATCGGAATGTCGCGCCTGCGCCATTCCCGCATGGCGGTGCGCAGCGGCCGATACCGCGCCGCCGCGTTGCGGTCGCAGGATCCGCGCGGCGCCGAGCGCGGCCAACTCTCAAATCCATATATTCTGCGCGCCGCGCTCACGGCGCAGGCGGCGCTGTCGGGCTGGCATGGTGGCCGCCGACCGCAGGGCTGGTGGCGTCATCCCGACGGCAGCTATGGCTGGGTCGGCCCGGTGTTCTGGCCGTTCGCGCATGACGATCTCACCAATGCGATCATCCTTGGCGATGCCACCAGCCTCTCGCTCTATGGCTACGGCGACATCTATGCCGCGATCTTTTCGCCCTATGCCGCGACCGAGCTCGCCGCCTACACCGCGCCGCCAACGAGGCGCGGACGAAAGGTCCCGACCCCAGACGCGGTCTGCGACGCCAGCGACAGCGGCGGCCTGCCGGTCGACCGCATCGCCGCCGCCGTGCAGCCGAACGAAGTGCAGCGCGCGGCGCTGGACGAACTCGCGGCCGCGTGGCTCGCGGCGCGCGACGCCATCCGCACCGCCTGTCCGGCCCAGCCGCCGGCAAACGCAACGGAGCGCCTCGGCCTGATGCAGACGCGCCTCGAGGCCATGATCAAGGCGACGGACGCGATCGCCCCGCCGCTGGCAAAATTCGAAGGTCTCCTAGACGATGGCCAGAAGGCCAAGCTCGAGGCGATCTCCAGCGAGCGCCGCGCCGCGCTTGCCGCGATCCAGCGCAAGGACGCCAAATCCACAGCCAAGGCCGCAAGCGCCTGCGATCCCGACAACGATCCCCGCTACGACGTGCAGGCGCAGCGCCAGTACGAACAGCTCGTGCAGCAGCAATGGCCCGCCGCCGAGATCGCGTCCACGCTGAAGCTCGACGAGGTCGCCCGCGCAAGGCTCGACGTGCTCCAGGACACCACGCTGCGCACCATGCAGACGCTCAGCGCCTGCCCGACCAAGCCCGCGGCGACCCCGCAGGCCCGCCTCGCCGCGGTGAAGGCGCGGCTGGAGACGATGCTGCAAGAAGTGAAAGGCGTCGGCGATGCGCTGGACGATTTCGAGGCGGATCTGAGCGACGAGCAGAAGGCGGGGTTCGAGGCGATCGGGCCGAAGCGGGGGGCGTGAAGGAGGGCGCCGCGCGGCAGTCCTTTCCCGACCGGCGATTTAATCGCATAAGACCATTCACAGGAAGTCGTCATGCCCGGGCTCGTCCCGGGCATCCACGTTCTTCATTCCGTCTGGCCACGCGTGGATGGCCGGGACAAGCCCGGCCATGACGCCATGAGGCAAGCTGGGGGCCGATGGCGGCATATGCGGTAGCTCTGCCTTGCCGGAAAGGGACCGACCGCGAAAGCGGAATCAATTGGCCTTGCCGCCTTGCCACCATGCGCCTGATAAGGCACTCCTACGCTCGATCTGACGCTGGGCCACGGGCTTATGAACGCCGTTGAAATCGAAGAGGCCATCTCCGCGCTGGCCGAACAGCCGTTCGATGCTGCGGAGTTCCCCTTCGCCTTCCTTCAAGCCTTTGGCAACAAGGAGACCACTCTCAAGCGTTTGCGCAAGGGCGAGACCAACAAGTCCGACCTCGGCGGCGTGCTCCAGACCGGCAACATCCACATCAAGGTTGCCGCGTCAGGCGAGGTCACGGCAACGCTCGCCGCGTTGAAGGCCAGCCCGGCGACATCGAGGGCCAAAGCCAAATTCGTGCTCGCCACCGACGGCGAGATGTTCGAGGCCGAGGATCTCGCCAGAGGGGAGACCGTCGTCTGCCCCTATCCGGACTTCCCCAACCATTTCGGCTTCTTCCTGCCGCTCGCGGGCATCACCACCGTCAAGCAGATCCGCGAGAACGCCTTCGACATCCGCGCCACCGGCCGGCTCAACCGGCTCTATGTCGAACTGCTGAAGACCAACCCGGAGTGGGGCACCTCCGAGCGCCGCCACGACATGAACCATTTCATGGCACGGCTGATCTTCTGTTTCTTCGCGGAGAGCACCGACATCTTCAACGGCAACGACCTGTTCACGGCGACGGTGACGCAGATGAGCGATGCCACCAACGCCCACGAGGTGATCGGCGCCGTCTTCCGCGCCATGAACGTCAAGATCACGGAGCGCGCGGCCGAAAATCTGCCACGCTGGGCCGACGCCTTCCCCTACGTCAACGGCGGCCTTTTCTCCGGCAGCCTCGACGTCCCCCGCTTCAGCCGCATCGCGCGCTCCTATCTGCTGCATATCGGCAGTCTCGACTGGCGCCTTATCAACCCCGACATCTTCGGCTCGATGATCCAGGCCGTCGCCGAGGACGAGGAGCGCGGCGCGCTCGGCATGCACTACACCAGCGTGCCGAACATCCTGAAGGTGCTCAATCCGCTGTTCCTCGATGATTTGCGAGAGAAGCTCGCGGAAGCCGGCGACAACAGCCGCAAGCTCATCAATCTGCGCAATCGTTTGGCGCGCATCCGCGTGTTCGATCCGGCCTGCGGCTCTGGAAATTTTCTCGTCATCGCCTACAAGGAGATGCGCAAGATCGAGTCCGAGATCAACCGGCGACGCGGCGAGCCGGAGCGGCGAACAGAGATTCCGTTGACAAATTTCCGCGGTATCGAGCTGCGCGATTTTCCAGCCGAGATCGCGCGGCTGGCGCTGATCATCGCGGAGTATCAATGCGACGTGCTGTATCTGGGCCAAAAGGAGGCCCTTCAAGACTTCTTGCCGCTTGACGCTGAGAACTGGATCACTTGCGGCAATGCCCTAAGATTGGACTGGCTAAGCATCTGTCCACCGACCGGAACTGGCGTGCAGCATCATGCCGACGACTTGTTTTACACGCCGCTCGTTCAAGCGCAGATCGACTTCGAAAACGAAGGTGGCGAGACGTACATCTGCGGCAATCCACCGTATTTGGGAAGTACGTGGCAAAGCGCTGAGCAGAAGGCGGACATTCGCACGCTACTCAACGGGCGGACAACGTCGAGTGGCTTTCTTGACTATGTGGTAGG includes:
- a CDS encoding LysM peptidoglycan-binding domain-containing protein; this encodes MITAPKAFIAFCLLALVGTVLVIGPTELRRLLPGGTKTEIAAAAKPEVRPEPKAEAKVEAKTAAKPEAKPDEPKLAATAPPAPSASPAPKADALAETQKQVTALADLVPAKPPAAATDAGPRFDVARVDDHGEAAVIAGVAVPGARVELLRDGQPLDAVVADASGQFVMTPPKLPAGSYELTLRAKSPDGTVTQSARTMPVTVAEAAPPPARIAPATRPEAKQAEKPDEKSDVVAALPGPRMSSASEKSAARPRLTGAPKPRLMAHAPAAPTPTTVASASPADVFNTAPAGTGSRVITRGDSLWTLSRLAYGDGARYAVIFNANRDKIHNPNLIYPGQTVVLPQKAE
- a CDS encoding Spy/CpxP family protein refolding chaperone, which produces MRLALAVAAFASLVVLLPGKAEAQFGIRGGPLGVARFAVGHVIGMSRLRHSRMAVRSGRYRAAALRSQDPRGAERGQLSNPYILRAALTAQAALSGWHGGRRPQGWWRHPDGSYGWVGPVFWPFAHDDLTNAIILGDATSLSLYGYGDIYAAIFSPYAATELAAYTAPPTRRGRKVPTPDAVCDASDSGGLPVDRIAAAVQPNEVQRAALDELAAAWLAARDAIRTACPAQPPANATERLGLMQTRLEAMIKATDAIAPPLAKFEGLLDDGQKAKLEAISSERRAALAAIQRKDAKSTAKAASACDPDNDPRYDVQAQRQYEQLVQQQWPAAEIASTLKLDEVARARLDVLQDTTLRTMQTLSACPTKPAATPQARLAAVKARLETMLQEVKGVGDALDDFEADLSDEQKAGFEAIGPKRGA
- a CDS encoding class I SAM-dependent DNA methyltransferase; this translates as MNAVEIEEAISALAEQPFDAAEFPFAFLQAFGNKETTLKRLRKGETNKSDLGGVLQTGNIHIKVAASGEVTATLAALKASPATSRAKAKFVLATDGEMFEAEDLARGETVVCPYPDFPNHFGFFLPLAGITTVKQIRENAFDIRATGRLNRLYVELLKTNPEWGTSERRHDMNHFMARLIFCFFAESTDIFNGNDLFTATVTQMSDATNAHEVIGAVFRAMNVKITERAAENLPRWADAFPYVNGGLFSGSLDVPRFSRIARSYLLHIGSLDWRLINPDIFGSMIQAVAEDEERGALGMHYTSVPNILKVLNPLFLDDLREKLAEAGDNSRKLINLRNRLARIRVFDPACGSGNFLVIAYKEMRKIESEINRRRGEPERRTEIPLTNFRGIELRDFPAEIARLALIIAEYQCDVLYLGQKEALQDFLPLDAENWITCGNALRLDWLSICPPTGTGVQHHADDLFYTPLVQAQIDFENEGGETYICGNPPYLGSTWQSAEQKADIRTLLNGRTTSSGFLDYVVGWFIKAADYGKITGSVAAFVSTNSICQGQSVSILWPVLFGSGCEIRFACTSFKWSNLASNKAGVTVAIVGIGPAKNTPCRLYEHDEQNGVHVREGTSITPYLTLGPRIIVSKRDQPIGDVSVMEFGNKPSDGGHLLLQPAELDSLGLDAEQRKRFIRRIFGSDDFINGGSRLCVWIENPHLAEAQTIESLKARIDSVRAVRLASRDKGANALAKRAHQLKLMRIGENRTIVVPGVSSERRTYLPAGLIDNRTTLTNLAFGLYDAPIWNMALVVSRLHLIWIATVCGKMKTDFRYSNTLGWNTFPVPTLTDKNKADLTNCAEDILLAREAHFPATIAELYDPEKMPADLREAHERNDETLERIYVGRRFRNDTERLEKLFELYTKAVAGKTKDVA